GTGTGTCGCAACTATCATTATACAGGTTTTGGGGAGGTGCTCTATTTTTTATGTGGTTTTACTCTTAGAGCCGTATGGGTTCGGAGTTATGAAATTGATTCACTATATGAATATTGCTGATAAATACGATATGATTCTATTAGATTGGGATGATCAATTTATAAAGTATCAGGCGCTGGTTGACCCTCACTATCAACCTGCCATGAGCAAGCGTCCTGAGTTCAATTCTTGGGAAGAGTATTTCATGCGACCACCCAAGGAATATTCAAAGTGGTTAGATGCGACATTTCGAGAACAAACTGACATGGTGATCGCGCACCTCCTTGCACTTTCTGGGAACGCGAAAGGCAAAAAGATCATTGTCGATGGCTTCTTTACCGTTGAAATCTTGAAAAGAATATCAGATTATACGAGAGTGGTATTCTTGCTCTCCTCCGAAGAAGTGGTTCGCCGCGATTACTTTAATCGTGAATGCAAACGAGAAATGTACGAGTGCATTATGGGGCTTAAGGATCCTGAAGCAGCTTTGGAAAACGTATTCCAAACCATGTTCTATACTGTAGACGAAGCTGAGAAAGAAATCCGCGAAAGTGGGTTGAAGTGGTTTAAACGCGATACATTTGGAACTGACCCAATGGAAATCATCGGGAAAATTGAAACTCATTTTGGTTTCAACAAATGAGTAAATTCTAACGAACATAAGAAAATGGGGGTTGTCTCAAAAGCCTCTTAAAAGTAGAAAACCTCGAGGCATTTGAACAGATGCCTTGAGGTTTTTCATGTTTTATAATTTGAGTGGCGATTGATTTTATACAGAGTCAGAAGATTAGCGTAGTCAAAATACGTAGACTCCTGCGGGAACAGCGCGAGCTGAAGATCCCGCAGGAAAGCTTTGCTTTCCGAGGAAGCTGAAGCCGTGCCCGGCGGTAAAGTAAACACGATGAGGTACTCGCGAATCGATGTTGACCTTATACCATTTATGGTGCAAGCGAAGTATTTTGATGAAGCGGTTTAATTCTATTACCAGAAAAAAATCTTGAAAATATTCTCACAAGGTCATTTTTTGACCTTATGGGACAACCCCTTCTTTTGTGCCGTGTTTCGCTATCGGGTAATCTCATCAAGATGTCATCAAAAAATATTTATTCTTTATAACTCAGCGGTGGCAATACATTCATGATCCGCTCCCCTTTGCCTCATTGTGTGTCTTTCCATCTCATTTTGAAACTTTACGTTTCTTTACAAGAAATCCACAGAAAGCCAACAGTTCTCCGATACACTTACTACAAATACATATCGAAATGAGGGTTTAGGATGCCGAAAACAACGAAAAAACAACGCTTGGCTCGTCTAGCAGCCACTGCAACAACTGCACTAGCACTTGTCGCTGCTCCTCTCGTACAGCCTCCTTCTGCCGCTGCTGCAGAAAAAGGAAGTGTAAAGAATGTGATTCTTATGATTCCTGATGGCATGGGCGCAAGCTATGTGACTGCTACAAGAAGCTTTATTGGAGAAAGGCTTTCTTTTGAAAACTATCTCCGTGGCTCTGTAATGACACACTCCTTAGATTCAGCAATTACCGATTCTGCCGCTGCTGGCACAGCACTAGCAACTGGTTATAAAACAAACAACGGCATGATCAGCATGCTTCCTGATGGAGAAGAGCCTGATTCCATTTTAGACGCAGCTCGTGAGGACGGAAAAGCAACAGGACTTGTAGCTAACTCACGAGTGACTCATGCAACACCTGCTGTATTCGTTTCTCACAATGCGGATCGCGGTGAAGAAGAAGCATTGGCACGTCAATACATTGGTCAAGTCGACGTCATCCTCGGTGGTGGACGTGACATGTTCTTGCCAGAGAGCAAGGATGGACGCCAGCCTACAGAAGACCTCGTTCAACAGGCTGCTGATAGCGGATATGACATCCTAGAGACCAAAACAGATATGGAAAGCACAGACAGTGAAAAAATTCTCGGTCTCTTCACAATGGGTGCCTTCCCGTACGCCATTGATACTGACGATCCTGAAATTCCATCACTTGCTGAAATGACAGACACGGCTTTGGACGCGTTGTCCAAGGACGAAGATGGGTTCTTCTTAATGGTTGAAGGCAGTGAAATCGACTGGGCAGGGCATGCCAATGATCCAGTGGCTGCTGTGACAGAAACGGCTGAATTTAACGATGCTGTTATTGAAGCGAAGGAATTTGCTGCTGAAAACGAAGACACGCTCGTCATTGTTGTCGCTGACCATGAAACAGGTGGCTTAAACGTAGGAAACACGGCCAGTGGTTCAGAAGAAAACATTGAAATTCTGAAAAATGCTAAAGGTAGCTCAAATGCAGTTGCTACGGCGCTTATCGAAGGTGCTCAAACAGTAACATTCTCTTCATATGAACAAGTAAAAGATAGCTATTATGTGCCATTGCGCAGTGCTGTAAGAGATCTAAATGGTTCTGTGTTCTATAAAGAAAAGAACCAACAAGTGCAAGTAAAATGGAACGAAGTGAAAAAGGAATTCTCATTGAACGATAAAGAGGTTAACAGCTATCGTGAAAGAGGACAATTGTTTGTAGATGTCCGTGACCTTGGCAAGTTGTTTGGCTTTGATACGGCTGTAGGTGTAGAGGACGATGAGTTAACTGTCTATCTAACGGATGTCGATTCAGTGGTAAGCTCGATTTCAGGAGTTGACCTTACGGAAGAGCAAGTTGACCAATTGACAAGCGTTCAATGGCCTGGAGATCTATCTGATGAAATTGGAACTGTCGTTTCTGACCATGCATTGCTATCTTGGGGCTCACGCAACCATACGGCTGTAGAGGTTCCACTTTACGCTTTCGGACCAGGCGCTGAGAACTTTGAAGGACTGATTGATAATACGGATGTTCCACGAATCATTTCATACCTCATCGGAACAGAATTGTTCGCGGATCAGGATGAAGTTGTTCAGCAAATCCTCGACAATCAAACATTTGGAACGAAGGCTGAGTAGTTGAAAAAGAGGCTCACAATGGACACGGCAATGTCCTTTGTGGGTCTTTTTTTATGAATTCGGTTCATTCGTGAGTGCCTCTTTCGTAGTTACATACAATTACCTCTTCCAATTGTGAAACCTTTCTTCTTTATTTACGTCTAACCACAAAGATAGCTTTCCATTTTCTTGCTTGGGAGGACCTGACGTAAATGAAAATCCACCTTATTGTCTTCATTGCAATGCTCCCCTTATTTTTGTTAGCCTGTGAAAAAACGGCTGAACCAATCAATAAAGAAAACCAGATCTCAGGCTATGTTGTGGATAAAAGATATTTTTCAGAAGATGAGTTTCAACTTTTGGTGTCACAAGGAATTACACTTGACGAGTTATCGAGCTATACCTCCGACGAATTGCTCTCTCATTCAACATACAAAACCAACTGGATTTATGTAGAGAAACTCGATTACCGAGAGGTTAAAAAAGGGGAGAAAGTTCTTGTGACACTTAAAAACTATCAGCTTGAAATCAGCCCACCAATGTTTTTCGCTGAACAAATAAAATCAATAGATTGAGCTCTCCTTCAACGAGGCTATTAAATTTTTTAAAAAAACCGCTCTAATCTGTAACCTTTTTTCATATGCATCGTTTAATAGATGAATAGAAAAAAAGGGAGTCAGAGAGATGAAAAAAACGTACGTTTTGGTTTCAGTTCTCGTTACTGCGATTGTTTTATTTTCTTATGCAGACCGTGTCAGTGCCGCCAGTTCACATCAGTATGTACCCATCCATCTGATCGCTGGTGACAAATACGTTGCGCCAACGAAAGCGCAGGCTGTGCTCGTGGATGGCACGACCTATGTCCCATTACGTTATATCTCAGAAGCGCTAGGAGCAAAGGTGCGGTACCAAGCGAATCCACAAGGAGTGATTGTATCGGTTCCGCATGCGTCGACCCCAGTCACAGTCACTATTTCGAACAACAGTGAGGCATCTGAAGCCTTTATTCGGAACGGACGGACATACATACCGGTGCGTCACGTTGTTGAACACCTCGGTTACCGTGTCGATTATCGTGCCTCCGCCCCTGTTGTGCGCGTGTTCGACCATAGTACGATCTCCACCGATGACATGCTAGTGCAGCACTCGGTTGAGCTTAATCAACCTTTGCCCCTTCCAGCCTGGGTTCCGAAAAAAAGTAAGCCTAAGAAATTGGCGTATTTAACCTTTGACGATGGTCCTGGTCCTCACGAAGCACAACTGCTCAAAGTGCTTAAAGAACACAATGTGAAAGCAACCTTCTTTCTCGTAGGTGACGCTATGTCAGAGCAACCAGCGATGGTAAAAACGTTACACAAAGCAGGACATAGCATCGGTTTACACAGCATGACACATGATAAGGATACATTATACGCCTCTCCAAAAAGCACGGTGGAGGAAATGCAAGCCACGCAAAAGGTTGTGTATGGTCTCACGGGGACAAAACCTGTCATCTGCAGAGTGCCTTACGGAAGCAAGCCCTATATGAAACAACCCTATCGTGACGCAATGGTCAAGGCCGGATTTAAAATGTGGGACTGGAACATTGATTCAAGAGACTGGGCTTTGCCAGATCAGCCTGAACAAATTTTAGAGAACATTTCCACAGATCTAAAAGACGTACCTGAAGGCGAACCACCAGTAATCCTCCTTCATGAAAGAAAAGTGACAGTGGAGTTATTGCCAAAAATCATCAAGCTCCTTGAGGAAAAAGGGTATACTTTGGCCCCGTATGATGAAAAACATCATGTCTCAATTAACTTTTGGAATGACAAGCGTTTATAACTTCCTCAAACGAAATAGTTGCCGTCTGTCTTTCTAAGTGCATAGCTTTGGGAGGCGCAGAGTTGCAATGAGCATCGGAAAAGATAGGGCAGTGCAACGACGAAAGCGAGCGTTTCTCATCATCCTGAAAAACCCCTCAAACCATGTGGTTCGAAGGGTTTTTTTGATCTAACTCAGCCTTTTGAACTTTCAACTGCGCAACAATAATAAAGCTGACAATGACAAGCAAAAACCACGAGCTAAGCTTGCCGATATGCACGATGCTCCAACCATCTCGCTGGTTTGGGTATTGCCATGCGCCCAGAAATGTCGTGATGTTTTCCGCAATCCAAATGAAGAAGCCAATGAGCACAAAGGAAAGGGCTAGGGGCAGTTTGAAGCGTCTATCCTTGAGTACAAACGTCACTGCAGAGCGGAAAAACAATAGAAACACAGCTGCCGTAGCGAACCAGCGTAGGTCTGGAATAAAATGATGGGTGAAGAAATTTAAATAAATCACCGCGCCTAGCGGAACCGTCCAATAGGCGGACGGCCAGCGAACTAACTGGGCATCTAATCGTCGCCATGCCTGACATAAATAACTGGCTACACTCGCATACATAAATCCGCTGTATAACGGAACGCCTGCAATCTTGCTCCAGCCCTCCTCTGGATATGCCCAAGACCCCATTTGCACTTTATACAGTTCTAAAGCAAGACCGATCAAATGAAAAACGGCGATGACCTTTAGTTCATCCTTCGATTCCAGTCCTGTTCTGTACATGAGCCATTGGACGAGCAAGCAAATCAATAGAATTAAATCGTATCGTGGAATCCAAGGCACTTCTACGACTTTTGTCAATGCCAGTGCACCAAAGATCGCAACCGGAAACACGCAGGAAAGTGCCTGCTGTGTACCAAAGATCAGCAAGTAATTCCATACGTCATGCACAATTTTCATAGGTGTATTGTACTTTTGTTGTGGTTGTGTCATGTCGTTTCCTCTTTTCAGATGCTATAGAGCATAGGTCGTGCGAATGCGATCCATCCCTCTTTTGACAAGCTCTTCTGGTGACCCTTCAGGCGACTGAAAAAACAATTCAAGCGATAGATACCCTGTGTATCCGACGGCATGCAAATGCTCAGCAAAGCGCCTTGAAGGGGCAACGCCTTCCCCTGGGAACACCCGATGCTTATCTTCAATCACTTCACGATGAGGAGCGGACGGGTAATCGTTCACATGAACGATGCCAATATATTCTTTTTTCAAATACGCCAAGCTATCCACCGTCGTTCCTCCCGTATACATATGGAATGGGTCGAGCAACAGTGGACATGTAGGAACACCGCTGGCAACGGCGACATGTATCGCTTCTCCAAGCGTTGAAAGTTTGTCTGCCCGTCCCCAAAACTCAAGAATCGGCGTTACGCCAAGCGATTGGCCGGCTTCAAACAAGTTCCTGTACGCTTCCGCAATACTCTCAAGAGACGTATTGGCCACATTCCCAAATGGCGGCGCTGCAGCGGCTGGGCAGCCAAGCTCTGAGAGAATCGCCATCTCTTTTTTCGCATGAGCCAAGCCCTTTGCACGCTCTTCTGGATTTTCATCGGCCCATGTCCAAAACGCAATCGCATTGACTATTTCGACACGTTGCTCCTCTGCGAACGCTTTTAATTCAGCAAGGTTCCCCCCTTGTTCAAGGTAGAGGTCAATGTCTTTCACCCACAGCTCAATGCCTTCATACCCGGCTTGCGAGGCAATGCGAATCTGGTCATGCAAGGAAAGCTCATAAGGAAACAGCGTAGATGAATTCAAGGCGATTTTAAATGGAAACATAGACGGTGCTCCTTCCTATTTAGGGCATCAAATGCCATTGTTTTAATTGCTGGAGACTGATGGCCAAGCTCTCAAACGGATCTCTGCGGCATTGGTCTTGCTCGACAATCAGCCAGGAGGTGCCTGCCTCCTTTGCGGCCTCCAAGATGCTTGCGAAATCCAACACACCTTGGCCAATTTCCGCAAAAAATCCCTCGTCTCCTGCCTCCATGTCTTTAATGTGCAGCAGTGGACAACGCTGCTTGTACTTTTCGATGTAGGAGGCAGGGTCAACCCCACCTTTCTGAACCCAATACGTATCAAGCTCCAACTGTACACATTCTGGGTTCGTTTCTCTCATAAGAATGTCGAGAACATACTCACCATCAAACGTCTGAAACTCCCAATCATGGTTATGGTAGAGAAGTGTTTTTCCTCGTTTATGCAAAACTTCACCAGCTTCGTTTAGCTTGGCTGCTTTTGATAGTACATCTTTCTTTGAATCGAAGCGCATGGACAGCATGGCAAATGAGGTATTTAACGTATCCATATCATCAACGAATTCTTTCAGGTTCACATCTACAGAATCGAACGGGAACCCTTTGCTAATGACGTGCAAACCAAGGTCGTCACAAAGGGTCTTTTGGTTGTGCACGGTCATTCCGGTAGGCGGTCCTCCGAGTTCAACCCCTTGAAACCCAAGGGCGGCCACTTTCTTTAAGGAACCAATATAATCCTCTGCCATCGCATCCCGTATCGTATACGGCTGCAACCCAATTTGAAATGAGGTCATGTCCCTGCCCCCTTTACGTTGTGTGAAGTCGATTGTATTTTAATCCTAACGGCAAAGCCTCCGGGCGTTGAACTGTCGTTTTGATCTGTGCATGCGTGCCAGTAGAAGACGACTCAAAAATCGCCAAAGAAACGTCCAGCACATGCTGCGCAAGACGACCACTTGCTCGCGGCGCCCCACCTTCTCGTAATGTATACGCCATGTCCAAAACTCCCATACCTCGGCCTTCCTCCGCATAAGGATGGGTATGTGGCACTTCTTTCATTTGCCCATTTGGTAGTGTTACTCGAACCTCTCCGCCAAAAAAGTTTGGATCAGGCACATGCAAAATCCCCTCTGTGCCAAAAATCTCTAGCCTTGGATAATACCCGAAGCTCTCTTTGGCTGCTTGGAAGGAACCGACCAATCCATTTTCAAAATCGAATACAGCCGATACGTTGGTTGGAGCATCAATGGACACCGTTTCGTTAAATCTTGGGGAATCAGGATTGTCGACAGTGATTGAGGAATGCAGCTGCTGGGCAGAACCTGTCACTCTTGTAATTGGTCCAAGCAACGCCACAAGCGCCGTGATGTAGTAAGGACCCATGTCGAGGAGCGGATCCCCACCGAGCTTTAAGAAATTTTCAAAGTTTGGATGCATGCCATTTGAGGCATTTCCCATCATAATAATGCCGTTTGCCGCGTAGGATGTCCCAATCCAGCCATCATCAATTAGCTTCCGGCACGTTTGCAGGCCAGCGCCAAGGAACGTGTCGGGTGCACAGCCAACCAACAGCCCCTTCTGCTCGGCATAAGATAACACATCCTCCGCGTCCTTTCGATTCAAAGCAAACGGCTTTTCCGTGTAAATATGCTTGCCTGAATGAAGCGCTTTCAAATTAATCGCTGCGTGGGCACTTGGCGCTGTTAAATTGACGATCATTTCAATCTCGGGATCCGCCAGCATTTCGTCTAGTGTATAGACGTTCGGAATCCCATATTCCTTTGCTTTCTGTTGCGCCAATGCCGGCACTAAATCGCACACCGCTTTGACGAATAGCACAGAGGAAAAACGTTTTGCCATATTGTCTAAGTATTTGTTGCTAATTTGACCCGTTCCAACCACACCAACCGTTACTTTTTTCAAATCTCACACCACCCTTTGTTCAAATCAATTCAAGTATGCCTCAATCCGTTTGTATTTTCAAAGTATTTGATGATTAAGAGGTGGAGATGAGCATCGGATTTCGCTATCAACGTCAGAAAAACCCTCCCTCATTGCTAAGGAAGAGCTTTTTGCCTTTTTATAACAAGTCATTACCCTTGGCTTTGAGTCGCCTTTAACGCGGTAGACCAACTAATGACTTGATTTAACATGTCATTCACATGCGCATTGTGTAAATCTGCTGGTTTAAAAACCGTATAATTCTCGAAATCTGTAAATAAATTTAATGCAGGGTGTGTGCGAACATCTGCCACTTGTAATTCCCCTAGAATTCCGCGTAAATGTTCAGCTGCCCGCGTTCCCCCTGCGGAGCCGTAGCTGACAATACCAGCCGCTTTGTTGTACCATTCCGCTCGGGCTGAATCAAGGGCATTCTTTAATACCGCCGGGATGCTGTGATTGTATTCAGCTGTAACGAAGACATATCCGTCCAAACTTGATATTTTCTCCGCCCAAGCTGCAAATTGCTGTTCTCCTGCAGGGTCACCTAAAAACGGGAGATTGTAATCTGCAATGTCTATAATTTCAAACGTTGCATCCCCGCGTTTGTCGGCGATTTCCTTAATCCAATTCCCAACTTGCGGGCTAACTCTTCCCGGGCGTGTACTGCCGAGAATAATACCAATGTTTAAAAGAGTCGTTGTCATTGTCCCTTCCTCCTTGTAATTATGTACGTTTTAGTTTTAGAGTTCGCTATTTAAAGCTACCATCCACTTAAGAATATTTCTACTTTAAGAGCTTATGTGAAAATTCCTTCTGTAATCTTACTGTTTTCGACGTAGTCATTGGCGTCCTGGAAAAGGAAGCATTGACCTTCCCACAAAGTCCTTACTCCATGTACTCTCCTAAAATGAAAGAACCCTGACTCAGAGAGCAGGATCCGCTTAATGAAGTGAATGTCATTCTGTGAAGGTAGCTAAATTCCTAAGTGTAGAGTTTAAACCTTCGTCGTGATCCTCTTTTCTTACGCCTACAGGGACATTTTCACAAACGATAGTAACTTTTGTGCCTTTTGAAATCTCCTCAAAGTACCACGTTTGGATCATCTCGCCCGAAAATGCCGGATCATCTGAATCAAATTCTATTGACCATACAATTTTCCTGTCTGGAACCAACGCCAAGAACACTCCTTGGGACACATCAGTGTTTTCAGATGTCTTTCCTGGGCTTGATTGGTCTAATTCGTATGTAAGCGTCATACGATAACGTCCACCTTTGCGGGTTTCGAACCTATCGATGTGAGCCGACATTCCTTCAGGTGGAAGCCATGAAACCAATGATTCCGGATTCAAGAATGCCTGATAGACGGTTTGAGGAGATGCCAAAATCACTCTTGACGCTGAATCAATTCTTCCATTCCCCATAGGGCAACACTCCTTTTTATCGTTATACCAATGAACTAATTTCTTAAGTTTATCACACCAAAATGCTAGAAATTTCTTCTCGATTGCTGAAGTATCATCCTTTTAGTTTGATGAAGGTAGCATGCGTAAAACAATATGGTAAATTTAAAAACCTGACTCAGAGGGCAAGATTCTCATGATAAATACCTGAATTTTCCTT
This portion of the Aureibacillus halotolerans genome encodes:
- a CDS encoding polysaccharide deacetylase family protein; the encoded protein is MKKTYVLVSVLVTAIVLFSYADRVSAASSHQYVPIHLIAGDKYVAPTKAQAVLVDGTTYVPLRYISEALGAKVRYQANPQGVIVSVPHASTPVTVTISNNSEASEAFIRNGRTYIPVRHVVEHLGYRVDYRASAPVVRVFDHSTISTDDMLVQHSVELNQPLPLPAWVPKKSKPKKLAYLTFDDGPGPHEAQLLKVLKEHNVKATFFLVGDAMSEQPAMVKTLHKAGHSIGLHSMTHDKDTLYASPKSTVEEMQATQKVVYGLTGTKPVICRVPYGSKPYMKQPYRDAMVKAGFKMWDWNIDSRDWALPDQPEQILENISTDLKDVPEGEPPVILLHERKVTVELLPKIIKLLEEKGYTLAPYDEKHHVSINFWNDKRL
- a CDS encoding NADPH-dependent FMN reductase; the protein is MTTTLLNIGIILGSTRPGRVSPQVGNWIKEIADKRGDATFEIIDIADYNLPFLGDPAGEQQFAAWAEKISSLDGYVFVTAEYNHSIPAVLKNALDSARAEWYNKAAGIVSYGSAGGTRAAEHLRGILGELQVADVRTHPALNLFTDFENYTVFKPADLHNAHVNDMLNQVISWSTALKATQSQG
- a CDS encoding DUF3221 domain-containing protein is translated as MKIHLIVFIAMLPLFLLACEKTAEPINKENQISGYVVDKRYFSEDEFQLLVSQGITLDELSSYTSDELLSHSTYKTNWIYVEKLDYREVKKGEKVLVTLKNYQLEISPPMFFAEQIKSID
- a CDS encoding sugar phosphate isomerase/epimerase family protein, which encodes MFPFKIALNSSTLFPYELSLHDQIRIASQAGYEGIELWVKDIDLYLEQGGNLAELKAFAEEQRVEIVNAIAFWTWADENPEERAKGLAHAKKEMAILSELGCPAAAAPPFGNVANTSLESIAEAYRNLFEAGQSLGVTPILEFWGRADKLSTLGEAIHVAVASGVPTCPLLLDPFHMYTGGTTVDSLAYLKKEYIGIVHVNDYPSAPHREVIEDKHRVFPGEGVAPSRRFAEHLHAVGYTGYLSLELFFQSPEGSPEELVKRGMDRIRTTYAL
- a CDS encoding SRPBCC domain-containing protein gives rise to the protein MGNGRIDSASRVILASPQTVYQAFLNPESLVSWLPPEGMSAHIDRFETRKGGRYRMTLTYELDQSSPGKTSENTDVSQGVFLALVPDRKIVWSIEFDSDDPAFSGEMIQTWYFEEISKGTKVTIVCENVPVGVRKEDHDEGLNSTLRNLATFTE
- a CDS encoding DUF817 domain-containing protein, with translation MKIVHDVWNYLLIFGTQQALSCVFPVAIFGALALTKVVEVPWIPRYDLILLICLLVQWLMYRTGLESKDELKVIAVFHLIGLALELYKVQMGSWAYPEEGWSKIAGVPLYSGFMYASVASYLCQAWRRLDAQLVRWPSAYWTVPLGAVIYLNFFTHHFIPDLRWFATAAVFLLFFRSAVTFVLKDRRFKLPLALSFVLIGFFIWIAENITTFLGAWQYPNQRDGWSIVHIGKLSSWFLLVIVSFIIVAQLKVQKAELDQKNPSNHMV
- a CDS encoding Gfo/Idh/MocA family protein; the encoded protein is MKKVTVGVVGTGQISNKYLDNMAKRFSSVLFVKAVCDLVPALAQQKAKEYGIPNVYTLDEMLADPEIEMIVNLTAPSAHAAINLKALHSGKHIYTEKPFALNRKDAEDVLSYAEQKGLLVGCAPDTFLGAGLQTCRKLIDDGWIGTSYAANGIIMMGNASNGMHPNFENFLKLGGDPLLDMGPYYITALVALLGPITRVTGSAQQLHSSITVDNPDSPRFNETVSIDAPTNVSAVFDFENGLVGSFQAAKESFGYYPRLEIFGTEGILHVPDPNFFGGEVRVTLPNGQMKEVPHTHPYAEEGRGMGVLDMAYTLREGGAPRASGRLAQHVLDVSLAIFESSSTGTHAQIKTTVQRPEALPLGLKYNRLHTT
- a CDS encoding sugar phosphate isomerase/epimerase family protein; translation: MTSFQIGLQPYTIRDAMAEDYIGSLKKVAALGFQGVELGGPPTGMTVHNQKTLCDDLGLHVISKGFPFDSVDVNLKEFVDDMDTLNTSFAMLSMRFDSKKDVLSKAAKLNEAGEVLHKRGKTLLYHNHDWEFQTFDGEYVLDILMRETNPECVQLELDTYWVQKGGVDPASYIEKYKQRCPLLHIKDMEAGDEGFFAEIGQGVLDFASILEAAKEAGTSWLIVEQDQCRRDPFESLAISLQQLKQWHLMP
- a CDS encoding alkaline phosphatase, with product MPKTTKKQRLARLAATATTALALVAAPLVQPPSAAAAEKGSVKNVILMIPDGMGASYVTATRSFIGERLSFENYLRGSVMTHSLDSAITDSAAAGTALATGYKTNNGMISMLPDGEEPDSILDAAREDGKATGLVANSRVTHATPAVFVSHNADRGEEEALARQYIGQVDVILGGGRDMFLPESKDGRQPTEDLVQQAADSGYDILETKTDMESTDSEKILGLFTMGAFPYAIDTDDPEIPSLAEMTDTALDALSKDEDGFFLMVEGSEIDWAGHANDPVAAVTETAEFNDAVIEAKEFAAENEDTLVIVVADHETGGLNVGNTASGSEENIEILKNAKGSSNAVATALIEGAQTVTFSSYEQVKDSYYVPLRSAVRDLNGSVFYKEKNQQVQVKWNEVKKEFSLNDKEVNSYRERGQLFVDVRDLGKLFGFDTAVGVEDDELTVYLTDVDSVVSSISGVDLTEEQVDQLTSVQWPGDLSDEIGTVVSDHALLSWGSRNHTAVEVPLYAFGPGAENFEGLIDNTDVPRIISYLIGTELFADQDEVVQQILDNQTFGTKAE